The proteins below come from a single Xiphophorus couchianus chromosome 20, X_couchianus-1.0, whole genome shotgun sequence genomic window:
- the adipor1a gene encoding adiponectin receptor protein 1a, with amino-acid sequence MSVRNGSASDADCRISEDCSVPDVELMELGPLLKEGGGRQGPCKGVHPEGAAMLADEEEEDDEVGEVLTLPLQAHHAMEKMEEFVHKVWEGRWRVIPFHVLPDWLKDNDYLLHGHRPPMPSFRACFGSIFRIHTETGNIWTHLLGWILFVCLGTLTMLRPNMYFMAPLQEKVVFGMFFLGAVLCLSFSWLFHTVYCHSEKVSRTFSKLDYSGIALLIMGSFVPWLYYSFYCSPQPRLIYLTIVCVLGIAAIIVAQWDRFATPRHRPTRAGVFMGLGLSGIVPTMHFTIEEGFVKATTVGQMGWFYLMGAMYITGAGLYAARIPERFFPGKCDIWFHSHQIFHVLVVAAAFIHFYGVSNLQEFRYGLEGGCTDDSLL; translated from the exons ATGTCAGTCCGAAACGGGTCTGCCAGTGATGCAGACTGCCGGATCTCTGAGGACTGCAGCGTCCCAGATGTTGAGCTGATGGAGCTCGGGCCGCTGCTGAAGGAGGGAGGGGGGCGGCAGGGGCCATGTAAAGGCGTGCATCCAGAG GGAGCAGCGATGCTTGctgatgaggaagaagaggatgaTGAGGTGGGCGAGGTTTTGACTTTACCTCTTCAGGCTCATCATGCCATGGAGAAAATGGAGGAGTTTGTGCACAAG GTGTGGGAAGGTCGCTGGAGGGTCATTCCTTTTCATGTCCTGCCCGACTGGCTGAAGGACAACGATTACCTGCTGCACGGACATCGACCTCCGATGCCTTCGTTCAGGGCCTGTTTCGGAAGTATCTTCAGAATTCACACTGAGACGGGAAACATCTGGACTCATCTGTTAG GGTGGATCTTATTCGTTTGTCTGGGCACTTTAACCATGTTGCGCCCCAACATGTATTTTATGGCACCTCTGCAGGAGAAGGTTGTGTTTGGGATGTTCTTCCTGGGAGCAGTCCTGTGCCTCAGCTTCTCCTGGCTTTTTCATACTGTCTACTGCCACTCGGAAAAAGTCTCTCGCACATTCTCCAA GCTCGACTACTCGGGCATCGCCCTCCTGATCATGGGCTCCTTCGTGCCCTGGTTGTACTACTCCTTCTATTGTTCCCCTCAGCCTCGACTTATCTACCTCACCATCGTTTGTGTTCTTGGCATCGCTGCCATCATAGTGGCCCAGTGGGACAGATTCGCTACCCCTCGTCACAGGCCAACAAGAGCAG GCGTGTTCATGGGTCTTGGACTTAGTGGCATTGTCCCCACCATGCACTTCACCATCGAGGAAGGATTCGTAAAGGCCACCACAGTCGGACAGATGGGTTGGTTTTATCTGATGGGCGCCATGTACATCACTGGTGCCGGTCTGTATGCGGCCAGAATCCCAGAACGTTTTTTCCCCGGAAAGTGTGACATCTGG tttcattCTCATCAGATTTTTCATGTCCTGGTCGTGGCGGCAGCGTTTATTCATTTCTACGGCGTCTCCAACCTGCAGGAGTTTCGCTACGGCCTCGAAGGAGGATGCACAGATGACTCTCTACTCTGA
- the rabif gene encoding guanine nucleotide exchange factor MSS4: MDKEGTERSDLVSEDGKNIKSVLCQRCGSKVLCPGMAVFAEIELFLPSMRKKSSLSNTEGSVDGDTLTAHWLVDDMFSFENVGFTKDVGKIKYLICADCEIGPIGWHCLDDKKKFYIALDRVNHE, translated from the exons ATGGACAAAGAAGGCACTGAGAGATCCGACCTGGTGTCTGAGGACGGGAAGAACATCAAATCTGTCCTGTGTCAGCGGTGCGGGTCCAAGGTGTTGTGTCCTGGGATGGCTGTGTTTGCTGAAATCGAG CTGTTCCTGCCCTCCATGCGGAAAAAGAGCAGCCTCAGCAACACCGAGGGCTCAGTCGACGGTGACACTCTAACGGCTCACTGGTTGGTGGACGACATGTTCAGCTTTGAGAACGTGGGCTTCACAAAAGACGTGGGAAAGATCAAGTATCTGATCTGTGCAGATTGTGAGATCGGACCAATTGGATGGCACTGTTTGGATGACAAGAAAAAATTTTACATCGCTTTGGACAGAGTGAATCATGAATAA